In one window of Photorhabdus laumondii subsp. laumondii DNA:
- a CDS encoding SDR family NAD(P)-dependent oxidoreductase encodes MHKYNSKILIIGSSSEIGNAICRHAVASGYEVLGTSRKPRNEEIYLDVMSDNSVREAIGIAVEKMKCIDAVIYTPAISLDGLLHAQDIEGWHDVFNVNLFGAARVAKYLLPHFMKNRNGVMQFISSTASLRGETGATAYSCSKAAMNALVKNISNDYGRFNIRAYTVMPGYVDGGMLRHISPEKKMEFARSTALRRMADINEIASFCVGTLSTSTYITGTSLCIDGGLSG; translated from the coding sequence ATGCATAAATATAACAGCAAGATACTTATTATTGGCTCATCAAGTGAAATTGGGAATGCAATTTGCCGGCATGCGGTTGCAAGTGGTTATGAAGTATTAGGCACTTCACGTAAACCGCGTAATGAAGAAATTTATTTAGATGTTATGTCGGATAACAGTGTTAGAGAAGCCATTGGCATTGCAGTTGAGAAGATGAAATGTATTGACGCGGTTATCTATACACCGGCAATCTCATTGGATGGTTTATTGCATGCTCAGGATATTGAGGGTTGGCATGACGTTTTTAATGTCAACTTATTTGGTGCAGCAAGAGTAGCAAAATATTTGCTGCCACATTTTATGAAGAATCGTAATGGCGTGATGCAATTTATCTCTTCTACAGCAAGTTTACGTGGAGAGACCGGTGCCACCGCTTATTCTTGTTCGAAAGCCGCCATGAATGCATTGGTAAAAAACATCTCTAATGACTATGGCCGTTTTAATATTAGGGCCTACACTGTCATGCCGGGATATGTTGATGGTGGTATGTTGCGTCATATTTCCCCAGAAAAGAAGATGGAATTCGCTAGAAGCACCGCATTAAGACGAATGGCAGATATTAATGAAATTGCCAGTTTTTGTGTGGGGACGTTGAGTACATCAACCTATATTACAGGAACATCTCTTTGCATTGATGGGGGATTAAGTGGTTAA
- the dauA gene encoding C4-dicarboxylic acid transporter DauA, which yields MKTRRMNGIRPFSAVIDACWKESYSFARLTKDIIAGITVGIIAIPLAMALAIGSGVAPQYGLYTAAIAGIVIAITGGSRYSVSGPTAAFVVILYPVSQQFGLSGLLIATLMSGIILLVMGLARFGKLIEYIPLPVTLGFTSGIAITIATMQVKDFFGLQLEHMPENYINKVVALFQALPTLYVSDTLIGLTTLAVLIYWPKLRLKLPGHLPALIAGTAVMGIMNLFDQHVATIGSEFSYILNDGTQGQGIPPILPQFVLPWHLPDMGAHQVDISWSTVSALLPAAFSMAMLGAIESLLCAVVLDGMTGKKHHSNSELIGQGLGNIAAPFFGGITATAAIARSAANIRAGATSPVSAIVHSLLVLLTLLALAPMLSYLPLAAMSALLLMVAWNMSEIHKVIDLIRRAPRDDIIVLVLCMSLTVLFDMVIAITIGIVLASLLFMRRIANMTRISQLPQTNVDKALLVVRINGPLFFAAAERIFTELKEESASYQTILMQWDAVPVLDAGGLHAFQRFIDEVGKDKYIAVCDIPFQPLKTLARARIQLIENHLSFHATLPRAMEELNFNSKTVN from the coding sequence ATGAAAACTCGTAGAATGAACGGCATACGGCCGTTTAGTGCTGTAATTGATGCTTGTTGGAAGGAATCTTACTCTTTTGCTCGTTTAACTAAAGATATTATTGCCGGTATTACTGTCGGTATTATCGCCATCCCGCTCGCTATGGCGCTAGCCATCGGCAGTGGTGTCGCGCCACAGTATGGGCTTTATACCGCCGCTATCGCCGGGATAGTTATCGCGATAACCGGCGGCTCACGCTATAGTGTTTCCGGCCCTACCGCCGCTTTCGTTGTCATTCTCTATCCGGTCTCTCAACAATTTGGTCTGAGTGGTTTGCTCATTGCAACATTAATGTCAGGCATTATTTTGCTGGTGATGGGATTAGCCCGCTTTGGTAAATTGATCGAGTATATTCCGCTACCCGTCACACTCGGTTTTACTTCTGGAATCGCGATAACTATCGCAACCATGCAAGTAAAAGATTTTTTTGGTCTGCAATTGGAACATATGCCAGAGAATTATATCAATAAGGTTGTGGCTCTGTTTCAAGCTCTGCCAACGCTGTATGTGAGTGATACGCTGATTGGCCTGACGACACTTGCTGTTCTGATTTATTGGCCTAAGCTTAGGCTGAAATTACCCGGGCATCTTCCTGCTCTCATTGCAGGAACTGCTGTGATGGGGATCATGAACTTATTCGATCAACATGTTGCTACTATTGGTTCTGAATTTAGTTATATATTGAATGATGGTACACAAGGGCAAGGTATCCCTCCCATCCTACCGCAATTTGTTTTACCGTGGCATTTACCTGATATGGGTGCTCATCAGGTTGATATAAGTTGGTCAACGGTTTCAGCCCTATTACCCGCCGCCTTTTCAATGGCAATGTTAGGTGCCATTGAGTCACTGCTTTGTGCCGTGGTTTTGGATGGTATGACCGGTAAGAAGCATCACTCAAACAGTGAATTGATTGGTCAAGGGTTGGGAAATATTGCCGCACCATTCTTCGGTGGCATTACAGCTACCGCCGCAATCGCCCGCTCAGCCGCCAATATCAGAGCCGGCGCAACATCACCGGTTTCAGCCATTGTTCACTCTCTGCTCGTGTTATTGACTTTACTGGCATTGGCCCCCATGCTCTCCTATCTTCCTCTGGCCGCTATGTCTGCCTTGTTGCTTATGGTCGCCTGGAATATGAGTGAAATACATAAAGTTATCGATCTGATCCGCCGTGCACCAAGGGATGACATTATTGTGCTGGTGCTTTGTATGTCGCTCACGGTGCTGTTTGATATGGTTATCGCAATTACGATCGGTATCGTATTAGCTTCACTGCTGTTTATGCGTCGAATAGCTAATATGACTCGCATCAGTCAATTGCCACAAACCAATGTCGATAAAGCTCTGCTGGTTGTTCGTATCAATGGCCCGCTATTCTTTGCCGCCGCTGAACGTATCTTCACCGAATTAAAGGAAGAAAGCGCCAGTTATCAGACAATTCTCATGCAATGGGATGCCGTTCCTGTGCTAGATGCCGGTGGGCTGCACGCTTTCCAGCGTTTTATTGATGAAGTGGGTAAGGATAAATATATTGCTGTTTGTGATATTCCATTTCAGCCGTTAAAAACACTGGCCAGAGCCAGAATACAATTGATTGAAAATCACCTTAGCTTTCATGCAACATTGCCACGAGCAATGGAAGAGTTGAATTTCAATAGCAAAACAGTTAACTAA
- a CDS encoding alkanal monooxygenase codes for MKFGNFLLTYQPPQFSQTEVMKRLVKLGRISEECGFDTVWLLEHHFTEFGLLGNPYVAAAYLLGATKKLNVGTAAIVLPTAHPVRQLEDVNLLDQMSKGRFRFGICRGLYNKDFRVFGTDMNNSRALTECWYGLIKNGMTEGYMEADNEHIKFHKVKVNPTAYSKGGAPVYVVAESASTTEWAAQFGLPMILSWIINTNEKKAQLELYNEVAQEYGHDIHNIDHCLSYITSVNYDSNKAQEICRDFLGHWYDSYVNATTIFDDSDKTRGYDFNKGQWRDFVLKGHRDTNRRIDYSYEINPVGTPQECIDIIQKDIDATGISNICCGFEANGTVDEIIASMKLFQSDVMPFLKEKQRSLL; via the coding sequence ATGAAATTTGGAAACTTTTTGCTTACATACCAACCCCCCCAATTTTCTCAAACAGAAGTAATGAAACGTTTGGTTAAATTAGGTCGTATTTCTGAGGAGTGTGGTTTTGATACTGTATGGTTACTGGAGCATCATTTCACGGAGTTTGGTTTGCTTGGTAACCCTTATGTCGCTGCTGCATATTTACTTGGTGCAACCAAAAAATTGAATGTAGGGACTGCGGCTATTGTTCTTCCCACCGCTCATCCAGTGCGCCAACTTGAAGATGTGAATTTATTGGATCAAATGTCAAAAGGACGATTTCGGTTTGGTATTTGTCGGGGGCTTTACAATAAAGACTTTCGCGTATTTGGCACGGATATGAATAACAGTCGCGCTTTAACGGAGTGCTGGTACGGGTTGATAAAAAATGGCATGACAGAGGGATATATGGAAGCTGATAATGAACATATCAAGTTCCATAAGGTAAAAGTAAACCCGACAGCATATAGTAAAGGTGGAGCCCCTGTTTATGTGGTTGCTGAATCAGCCTCGACAACTGAATGGGCCGCTCAATTTGGTTTACCGATGATATTAAGTTGGATTATAAATACTAACGAAAAGAAAGCACAGCTTGAGCTTTATAACGAGGTGGCTCAAGAATATGGGCACGATATTCATAATATCGACCATTGCTTATCATATATAACATCTGTAAATTATGACTCAAATAAAGCGCAAGAGATTTGTCGGGATTTTCTAGGGCATTGGTATGATTCTTATGTGAATGCCACGACCATTTTTGATGATTCAGACAAAACAAGAGGTTATGATTTCAATAAAGGGCAGTGGCGTGACTTTGTATTAAAGGGACATAGAGATACTAATCGCCGCATTGATTACAGTTACGAAATCAATCCCGTGGGAACCCCGCAGGAATGCATTGACATAATTCAAAAAGACATTGATGCCACGGGAATATCAAATATCTGTTGTGGGTTTGAAGCGAATGGAACAGTAGACGAAATTATTGCTTCCATGAAGCTCTTCCAGTCTGATGTCATGCCGTTTCTTAAAGAAAAACAACGTTCGCTATTATAG
- a CDS encoding carbamoyltransferase produces the protein MIILGISGLPNAQRFLRENNPEVSKLDERICQGVDSAACVIIDGKIVAAAAEERFTGEKGTGRFPANAINYCLAEAGLTQDDIQVIAHGFNYDNYRRFFMSNEALFEEVFSGKTMINALTAEGWQNIESRFQGVDHHLAHAASTFYPSGFPSALCIISDGMGEIESLSVYLAKDQQFQKLYSQPISSSLGIFYSICTRFLGFVFNSDEYKVMGLSAYGNPERYRDIFNELAQFDVESGTIQINWLPPAFDNAEYGFPAAMAQLSDMFGFTPRREDDTLRDVHQDFAAGLQEKFTLLLKQLVTYWLGKTGETSLCLAGGSFLNCKANQVLCQLDGVENVFVQPASGDDGSALGAALFVAGEYHNGADSCFNPYLGPRFSTDEVRNVLFRHGGNAGMKWRYLGLNDDYFATAAKDIAEDKIIAWFHDRMEFGPRALGNRSILALPAGERIKDRINSTVKFREAFRPFAPAILDEDCDTIFETRNLMPTRYMLCTAKVKPEMMKPVSGIVHADGTARIQLVERAFNATFWRLLKEVQKITGYGCLVNTSFNVRGQPLIMSPEIAIETFLKTSLDKLYIEGFVVWKE, from the coding sequence ATGATTATATTAGGGATCAGTGGCCTTCCTAATGCTCAACGTTTTCTGCGAGAGAATAATCCAGAGGTGAGTAAATTAGATGAACGTATTTGCCAGGGAGTCGATAGTGCAGCCTGTGTGATTATTGATGGAAAAATTGTTGCAGCGGCGGCGGAAGAGCGTTTTACGGGAGAGAAAGGAACAGGGCGGTTTCCTGCTAATGCCATTAATTATTGTTTGGCGGAAGCAGGTCTTACGCAAGATGATATACAGGTGATTGCCCACGGTTTTAATTATGATAATTATCGCCGATTTTTCATGTCTAATGAAGCGTTATTCGAGGAGGTTTTTAGTGGAAAAACTATGATTAATGCATTAACTGCTGAGGGATGGCAGAATATTGAATCGCGTTTTCAAGGGGTAGATCATCATTTGGCTCATGCGGCATCAACCTTTTATCCTAGTGGCTTCCCTTCTGCATTGTGCATTATTTCAGACGGTATGGGTGAAATAGAATCCTTAAGTGTTTATCTTGCTAAAGACCAACAATTCCAGAAATTGTACAGCCAGCCAATTAGCTCTTCATTAGGCATATTTTATTCTATCTGTACCCGGTTCCTTGGCTTTGTATTTAATAGCGATGAATATAAAGTTATGGGACTTTCTGCGTATGGTAACCCTGAACGATATCGTGATATTTTCAATGAATTAGCTCAATTCGATGTAGAGAGCGGAACGATACAGATAAACTGGTTACCGCCAGCATTTGATAATGCGGAATATGGTTTTCCCGCTGCAATGGCACAACTTAGTGATATGTTTGGTTTTACGCCGAGAAGAGAAGATGACACTTTACGGGATGTTCATCAGGATTTTGCTGCCGGATTACAGGAAAAATTTACACTGCTGCTGAAACAGTTAGTAACCTATTGGCTGGGAAAAACGGGTGAAACATCACTCTGTCTTGCTGGAGGATCATTCTTAAACTGCAAAGCAAATCAAGTTCTTTGTCAGCTTGATGGTGTGGAAAACGTCTTTGTTCAACCGGCATCGGGGGATGATGGTTCGGCTTTGGGCGCTGCGCTTTTTGTGGCTGGTGAATATCACAATGGTGCCGATTCTTGCTTTAATCCTTACCTCGGTCCTCGTTTCTCTACCGATGAAGTCCGTAATGTATTATTCCGACATGGTGGCAATGCAGGAATGAAATGGCGTTATTTAGGGCTGAATGATGATTATTTTGCGACCGCGGCTAAAGATATCGCAGAAGATAAAATCATTGCTTGGTTCCATGATCGGATGGAATTTGGCCCAAGAGCACTGGGCAACCGTTCAATTTTGGCTTTGCCGGCAGGTGAAAGAATAAAAGATAGAATCAATAGTACAGTGAAATTCCGTGAGGCTTTCCGACCATTTGCCCCGGCAATTTTGGATGAGGATTGCGACACTATTTTTGAGACACGCAATTTAATGCCGACTCGATATATGCTTTGCACCGCCAAAGTAAAACCAGAAATGATGAAGCCGGTGTCAGGTATTGTCCATGCTGATGGAACGGCGCGTATTCAGCTTGTTGAACGTGCTTTTAACGCAACTTTTTGGCGATTATTGAAAGAGGTACAGAAGATAACCGGTTATGGTTGTCTGGTGAATACTTCATTCAACGTTAGAGGACAGCCGCTTATTATGTCACCGGAGATTGCAATAGAGACGTTTTTGAAAACTTCACTGGACAAACTTTATATTGAGGGATTTGTCGTATGGAAAGAATAA
- the sirB1 gene encoding invasion regulator SirB1, whose amino-acid sequence MKAIADYEFNNASLSSGILLISRTLRSDFPQHSVEMQLQALIDEARREISPQLTIEERLEKLLRLFYQSWKFGGAGGVYCLSDTLWLDKVLQTRQGSSAVLGVILIHIAQALALPFMPVVFPTQLILRVDYPDNTARFINPLNGEALSEYVLDVWLKGNISQTAKLTADDLQGADNASIIRKVLDTIKAALMDEGQMELALRTSEAVLIFDPDNPYEIRDRGLIYAELDCNHIAVSDLNYFVEHCPEDPVAEMVRMQIYAIQQQCIVLH is encoded by the coding sequence ATGAAAGCCATAGCTGATTATGAATTTAATAATGCATCGTTAAGTAGCGGTATCCTGTTAATTTCCCGAACATTGCGTTCTGATTTTCCTCAGCATTCAGTGGAAATGCAGCTTCAAGCATTGATTGATGAAGCCAGACGTGAAATATCTCCGCAGTTAACTATAGAAGAACGGTTGGAAAAATTACTGAGGCTTTTTTATCAAAGCTGGAAATTCGGCGGTGCCGGTGGTGTTTATTGTCTGTCGGATACATTATGGCTAGATAAAGTACTGCAAACTCGCCAAGGTTCCTCTGCTGTTTTAGGGGTAATTCTTATCCATATTGCTCAGGCTTTAGCGCTACCGTTTATGCCGGTGGTTTTTCCAACCCAGTTGATTTTGCGTGTTGATTATCCAGATAACACGGCGAGGTTTATTAATCCACTCAATGGTGAAGCGTTAAGTGAATATGTGCTTGATGTGTGGCTTAAAGGCAATATTAGTCAGACAGCTAAATTAACAGCCGATGATTTGCAAGGAGCGGATAACGCCAGCATTATACGTAAAGTGCTGGATACAATAAAAGCTGCATTGATGGACGAAGGGCAGATGGAATTGGCACTGAGAACGAGCGAAGCTGTGCTGATATTTGATCCCGATAACCCCTATGAAATACGTGATAGGGGGCTGATTTATGCGGAACTTGATTGTAATCATATTGCGGTTTCTGATTTAAATTATTTTGTGGAGCACTGCCCGGAGGACCCGGTGGCAGAAATGGTCAGAATGCAGATATATGCTATTCAGCAGCAATGCATTGTTTTACATTGA
- the kdsA gene encoding 3-deoxy-8-phosphooctulonate synthase produces MQQKVVHIGDIKVANDLPFVLFGGMNVLESRDLAMSICEHYVTVTQKLGIPYVFKASFDKANRSSIHSYRGPGLEEGMKIFQELKQTFGVKIITDVHESAQAQPVAEVVDVIQLPAFLARQTDLVEAMARTGAVINVKKPQFISPGQMGNIVDKFKEGGNDQVILCDRGSNFGYDNLVVDMLGFNVMAQATGGHPVIFDVTHSLQCRDPFGAASGGRRAQVAELARAGMAVGIAGLFLEAHPDPANAMCDGPSALPLAKLEPFLSQMKAIDDVVKSFPQLDTSK; encoded by the coding sequence ATGCAACAGAAAGTGGTTCATATTGGTGATATCAAGGTCGCGAATGATCTGCCGTTTGTTCTCTTTGGTGGTATGAATGTCCTTGAGTCACGGGATTTGGCCATGAGTATTTGTGAGCACTATGTGACAGTGACACAAAAATTGGGCATTCCTTATGTTTTCAAAGCCTCCTTTGATAAAGCAAACCGATCATCAATTCACTCTTACCGCGGCCCGGGTCTGGAAGAGGGAATGAAGATTTTTCAGGAACTGAAACAAACTTTCGGTGTGAAAATCATCACTGACGTGCATGAGTCGGCACAGGCACAACCGGTGGCGGAAGTGGTTGATGTCATCCAACTGCCGGCATTTCTGGCGCGTCAGACTGATTTAGTTGAGGCGATGGCGCGTACCGGTGCGGTGATCAACGTTAAAAAACCCCAGTTTATTAGCCCGGGTCAGATGGGAAATATTGTGGATAAATTCAAAGAGGGCGGCAACGATCAGGTGATCTTATGTGACCGTGGCAGCAACTTTGGTTATGACAATTTGGTGGTGGATATGTTGGGCTTCAATGTTATGGCTCAGGCAACGGGGGGGCATCCGGTCATTTTTGATGTCACTCATTCACTCCAATGCCGCGATCCATTTGGTGCAGCGTCTGGTGGTCGTCGTGCTCAGGTTGCTGAACTGGCGCGTGCGGGAATGGCAGTCGGCATTGCTGGCTTGTTCCTTGAAGCGCATCCTGATCCGGCGAATGCAATGTGCGATGGTCCATCAGCATTGCCGTTGGCAAAACTTGAGCCATTCTTGAGCCAGATGAAAGCGATTGATGATGTGGTGAAAAGTTTCCCTCAACTGGATACCAGTAAATAA
- a CDS encoding acyl-CoA reductase: MTKKISFIINGQVEIFPESDDLVQSINFGDNSVYLPILNNSHVKNIIDYNENNKLRLHNIVNFLYTVGQRWKNEEYSRRRTYIRDLKKYMGYSEAMAKLEANWISMILCSKGGLYDVVENELGSRHIMDEWLPQDESYIKAFPKGKSIHLLAGNVPLSGIMSILRAILTKNQCIIKTSSTDPFTANALALSFIDVDPNHPITRSLSVVYWPHQGDTSLAKEIMQHMDVIVAWGGEDAINWAVEHAPPYADVIKFGSKKSFCIIDNPVDLTSAATGAAHDICFYDQRACFSAQNIYYMGNQYEEFKLALIEKLNLYAHILPNAKKDFDEKAAYSLVQKESLFAGLKVEVDVHQRWMIIESNAGVEFNQPLGRCVYLHHVDNIEQVLPYVQKNKTQTISIFPWESAFKYRDALALRGAERIVEAGMNNIFRVGGSHDGMRPLQRLVTYISHERPSHYTAKDVAVEIEQTRFLEEDKFLVFVP; the protein is encoded by the coding sequence ATGACTAAAAAAATTTCATTCATTATTAACGGCCAGGTTGAAATTTTTCCCGAAAGTGATGATTTAGTGCAATCCATTAATTTTGGTGATAATAGTGTTTACCTGCCAATATTGAATAATTCTCATGTAAAAAACATTATTGATTATAATGAAAATAATAAATTACGGTTGCATAATATTGTCAATTTTCTCTATACGGTAGGGCAAAGATGGAAAAATGAAGAATATTCAAGACGCAGGACATACATTCGTGATTTAAAAAAATATATGGGATATTCAGAAGCAATGGCCAAGTTAGAGGCCAACTGGATATCTATGATTTTATGTTCTAAAGGTGGCCTTTATGATGTTGTAGAAAATGAACTTGGTTCTCGCCATATCATGGATGAATGGCTACCTCAGGATGAAAGTTATATTAAGGCTTTTCCGAAAGGTAAGTCTATACATCTGTTGGCAGGTAATGTTCCATTATCTGGGATCATGTCTATATTACGCGCAATTTTAACCAAGAATCAGTGTATTATAAAAACATCGTCAACCGATCCCTTTACCGCTAATGCATTAGCGTTAAGCTTTATCGATGTAGACCCTAATCATCCGATAACGCGCTCTTTGTCTGTTGTATATTGGCCACACCAAGGTGATACATCACTCGCAAAAGAAATTATGCAACATATGGATGTTATTGTCGCTTGGGGAGGGGAAGATGCGATTAATTGGGCTGTAGAACATGCACCACCCTATGCTGACGTGATTAAATTTGGCTCTAAAAAGAGTTTTTGCATTATTGATAATCCAGTTGATTTAACGTCAGCAGCTACCGGTGCGGCTCATGATATTTGTTTTTACGATCAGCGCGCTTGTTTTTCTGCCCAAAACATATATTACATGGGAAATCAGTATGAGGAATTTAAGTTAGCGTTGATAGAAAAACTTAATCTATATGCGCATATATTACCAAACGCCAAAAAAGATTTTGATGAAAAGGCGGCCTATTCTTTAGTCCAAAAAGAGAGCTTATTTGCTGGATTAAAAGTAGAGGTGGATGTTCATCAACGTTGGATGATTATTGAGTCAAATGCGGGTGTGGAATTTAATCAACCACTTGGCAGATGTGTGTATCTTCATCACGTCGATAATATTGAGCAAGTATTGCCTTATGTTCAAAAAAATAAGACACAAACCATATCTATTTTTCCTTGGGAATCCGCATTTAAGTATCGAGATGCGTTGGCATTAAGAGGTGCGGAAAGGATTGTAGAAGCAGGAATGAATAATATATTTCGAGTTGGTGGATCTCATGACGGAATGAGGCCGTTACAACGATTAGTGACATATATTTCTCATGAGAGGCCATCTCATTATACTGCTAAGGATGTTGCGGTTGAAATAGAACAGACTCGATTCCTGGAAGAAGATAAGTTCCTTGTATTTGTCCCGTAA
- the prmC gene encoding peptide chain release factor N(5)-glutamine methyltransferase: MDYLSWLKQATMQLSASDSPKRDAEILLGFVTHHSRTYLLAFGETQLAPEQFSQLEALLARRVKGEPIAYITGEREFWSLPLNVSPATLIPRPDTECLVEKALERLSLTPCRILDLGTGTGAIALAIASERPDCRVTGVDINPDAVMLAQGNAEKLKIQNVDFLLSNWFFSLNNQQFGMIVSNPPYIDETDPHLSQGDVRFEPDSALIAAKQGIADLNTIIDLSRHFLLPGGWLLLEHGWKQGNVIRSLFSESGYRQVATFQDYGGNERITQGQWKSDESHS; encoded by the coding sequence ATGGATTATCTATCTTGGCTTAAACAAGCCACAATGCAGTTATCGGCAAGTGACAGTCCTAAACGAGATGCAGAAATTTTGTTGGGGTTTGTCACTCACCATTCCCGAACTTATCTATTGGCATTCGGTGAAACTCAGTTGGCTCCAGAGCAGTTCAGCCAGCTTGAGGCTTTACTCGCTCGCCGGGTGAAAGGTGAACCTATTGCCTACATCACCGGTGAGCGTGAATTCTGGTCGTTGCCATTAAATGTCTCTCCCGCTACGTTAATCCCACGTCCTGATACAGAATGTCTGGTAGAAAAGGCACTTGAACGGCTATCGCTGACACCTTGCCGCATTCTGGATTTGGGAACGGGAACCGGCGCAATTGCATTGGCAATCGCGAGTGAGCGCCCTGATTGCCGGGTTACCGGGGTTGATATCAATCCTGATGCGGTGATGCTGGCGCAGGGCAATGCTGAAAAACTCAAAATACAAAATGTGGATTTTTTGTTAAGTAATTGGTTTTTTTCGTTGAATAATCAACAGTTTGGTATGATTGTCAGTAATCCGCCTTATATAGATGAAACCGATCCACATCTATCTCAGGGCGATGTTCGGTTTGAGCCAGATAGTGCATTAATTGCGGCAAAACAGGGAATTGCTGATCTGAATACCATTATTGATCTATCTCGCCATTTTTTGTTACCTGGTGGGTGGTTGTTATTGGAACATGGTTGGAAACAGGGAAATGTTATAAGAAGCCTGTTTTCTGAAAGTGGTTATCGGCAGGTAGCTACTTTTCAGGATTATGGCGGTAATGAGCGAATAACACAGGGTCAGTGGAAAAGTGATGAAAGCCATAGCTGA
- a CDS encoding acyl transferase has translation MENKSKYKTIDHVLCVEGNKKIHVWETLPEENSPKRKNTIIIASGFARRMDHFAGLAEYLSRNGFHVIRYDSLHHVGLSSGTIDEFTMSIGKQSLLAVVDWLNTRKINNRGILASSLSARIVYASLSEINVSFLITAVGVVNLRYTLERALGFDYLSLPINELPNNLDFEGHKLGAEVFARDCLDFGWEDLTSTINSMMYLDIPFIAFTANNDNWVKQDEVITLLSNIRSNRCKIYSLLGSSHDLGENLVVLRNFYQSVTKAAIAMDNDRLDIDVDIIEPSFEHLTIATVNERRMKIEIENQAISLS, from the coding sequence ATGGAAAATAAATCCAAATATAAAACCATCGACCATGTTCTTTGTGTTGAAGGAAATAAAAAAATTCATGTTTGGGAAACGCTGCCAGAAGAAAACAGCCCAAAGAGAAAGAATACCATTATTATTGCGTCGGGTTTTGCCCGAAGGATGGATCATTTTGCTGGTTTAGCGGAATATTTATCGCGGAATGGGTTTCATGTGATTCGCTATGATTCACTTCACCACGTTGGGTTGAGTTCAGGGACAATTGATGAATTTACAATGTCTATAGGAAAACAGAGCCTATTAGCCGTGGTTGATTGGTTAAATACACGAAAAATAAATAACCGTGGTATTTTGGCTTCAAGCTTATCTGCACGGATAGTTTATGCAAGTCTATCTGAAATTAATGTTTCATTTTTAATCACCGCAGTCGGTGTTGTTAACTTAAGATATACGCTTGAAAGAGCTTTAGGATTTGATTATCTCAGTTTACCCATTAATGAATTGCCGAATAATTTGGATTTTGAAGGCCATAAATTGGGTGCTGAAGTCTTTGCGAGAGATTGCCTTGATTTTGGCTGGGAAGATTTAACTTCTACAATCAATAGCATGATGTATCTTGATATACCGTTTATTGCTTTTACTGCAAATAACGACAATTGGGTAAAGCAAGATGAAGTTATCACATTGTTATCAAATATTCGTAGTAATCGATGCAAGATATATTCTTTGCTAGGGAGTTCGCATGACTTGGGTGAAAACTTAGTGGTCCTGCGCAATTTTTATCAATCGGTTACGAAGGCTGCTATCGCGATGGATAATGATCGTCTGGATATTGATGTTGATATTATTGAACCATCATTCGAACATCTAACTATTGCGACAGTCAATGAACGTCGAATGAAAATTGAGATTGAAAATCAAGCGATTTCGCTGTCTTAA